In Populus nigra chromosome 10, ddPopNigr1.1, whole genome shotgun sequence, the following proteins share a genomic window:
- the LOC133705174 gene encoding ribulose bisphosphate carboxylase/oxygenase activase, chloroplastic-like, which yields MAATISTVGAVNRAPLALNGSGAGSTVPTSAFFGNSLKKVSSSRFTNSKISSGSFKVVAEEYDEEKQTEKDRWGGLVTDMSDDQQDITRGKGMVDSLFQAPRGTGTHNPVLSSYEYLSQGLRTYNLDNMMDGYYIAPAFMDKIVVHISKNFMSLPNIKVPLILGIWGGKGQGKSFQCELVFAKMGISPIMMSAGELESGNAGEPAKLIRQRYREAADIIKKKGKMCCLFINDLDAGAGRLGGTTQYTVNNQMVNATLMNIADNPTNVQLPGMYNKEDNPRVPIIVTGNDFSTLYAPLIRDGRMEKFYWAPTREDRIGVCIGIFKTDNVPQDDVVKLVDTFPGQSIDFFGALRARVYDDEVRKWVSGVGVESIGKKLVNSREGPPTFEQPAMTVEKLLEYGNMLVMEQENVKRVQLADKYLSDAALGEANQDAIESGSFYGQAAQQVKVPIPEGCTDPNAANFDPTARSDDGSCSY from the exons ATGGCAGCCACCATCTCCACCGTTGGAGCTGTCAACAGAGCACCG CTGGCCTTGAATGGCTCTGGCGCTGGATCCACAGTCCCAACTTCAGCTTTCTTTGGCAACAGCTTGAAGAAAGTGAGCTCATCAAGGTTCACAAACTCCAAGATTTCATCAGGGAGCTTCAAGGTTGTTGCTGAGGAGTACGATGAGGAGAAGCAGACCGAAAAGGACAGATGGGGAGGCCTTGTTACAGACATGTCTGATGATCAACAAGATATCACCAGAGGAAAGGGTATGGTGGACTCTCTTTTCCAAGCCCCCCGGGGAACTGGAACTCACAACCCCGTTTTGAGTTCTTATGAGTACCTCAGTCAAGGTCTTCGTAC GTACAACCTGGACAACATGATGGATGGTTACTACATTGCTCCTGCTTTCATGGACAAGATTGTTGTTCACATCTCCAAGAACTTCATGAGCCTGCCTAATATCAAG GTTCCTCTCATCTTGGGTATTTGGGGAGGCAAAGGTCAAGGAAAATCCTTCCAGTGTGAACTGGTCTTTGCCAAGATGGGAATTAG CCCAATCATGATGAGTGCCGGAGAATTGGAAAGTGGAAACGCTGGTGAACCCGCAAAACTTATCAGGCAAAGGTACCGTGAGGCGGCTGATATAATCAAGAAGAAGGGAAAGATGTGCTGCCTCTTCATCAATGATCTTGATGCCGGAGCTGGGAGGCTTGGTGGAACTACCCAATACACTGTCAACAACCAGATGGTTAATGCTACCCTCATGAACATTGCTGACAACCCAACAAATGTGCAACTTCCCGGCATGTACAACAAGGAGGATAATCCACGTGTCCCCATCATCGTCACTGGTAACGATTTTTCAACATTGTATGCTCCTCTTATCCGTGATGGTCGTATGGAGAAATTCTACTGGGCTCCTACCAGAGAAGATAGGATTGGTGTCTGCATTGGAATATTCAAGACTGACAATGTTCCCCAGGACGATGTTGTCAAGCTTGTTGATACCTTCCCTGGCCAATCTATTG ATTTCTTTGGTGCTCTCAGGGCCCGAGTATATGACGATGAGGTGAGGAAGTGGGTCTCAGGTGTTGGTGTTGAGAGCATTGGAAAGAAGCTTGTGAACTCAAGGGAAGGACCCCCAACTTTTGAGCAGCCAGCGATGACAGTCGAGAAGCTCTTGGAGTACGGAAACATGCTTGTCATGGAGCAAGAGAATGTGAAGAGAGTCCAATTGGCTGACAAGTACCTGAGCGACGCTGCTCTTGGTGAAGCCAATCAAGATGCCATTGAGAGCGGATCTTTCTATG GCCAAGCGGCACAGCAAGTAAAGGTGCCTATCCCTGAAGGCTGTACCGACCCAAATGCAGCAAACTTTGATCCAACAGCTAGGAGTGATGATGGAAGCTGCTCTTACTGA
- the LOC133704156 gene encoding L-type lectin-domain containing receptor kinase S.4-like, with translation MSQKLTLFLFLIFLANQNHVLTQLDDLYFQGFNHVRNHMSLNGAAEIEKNGLLSLTNNSKSILGHAFYSHPIKFKNSTNGKAFSFSTAFVFAVVPKYPNLGGHGLAFTLSTSNELPGAFPRKYLGLLNTTVAGSFSYHIFSVEFDTHKDYDFFDINDNHVGVNINSMISNKSVPAAHFLLNSEKEELDLTSGNPIQAWVDYDSVKNQLEVRLSPSSTKPIYPILSIDIDLSSILNDSMYVGFSSSTGKLTSTHYVLGWSFSVNGEAKSLSMSSLPSLPETKDLLVLVVCVSVASTFVIILGIAVSFYLVRKIKDADVIEGWELQVGPRRFSYQELREATRGFREKELLGFGGFGKVYRGTLPNCGTPIAVKRFCHESKQGLREFSTEIASIGRLRHKNLVRLLGWSRRRGELLLVYDFMPNGSLDKYIFEEPKTILKWEQRFKIVKDVASGLLYLHEEWEQTVIHRDIKAGNVLLDSELNGRLGDFGLAKLYERGSNPITTKVVGTLGYLAPELTKTGKPTTSSDVFAFGALLLEVICGRRPIEPKALPEELILVDWVWDKWKSGAILHVVDPRLNGEFDETEAVLLLKLGLMCSNYVPKARPLMRKIVRYLEGEVALPELVAAPDVYDGGNADANTDSGDECKDHMYFYPQSS, from the coding sequence ATGTCCCAAAAGCTCACACTTTTCTTGTTTCTCATTTTCCTTGCAAACCAAAACCATGTTCTTACACAGCTTGATGATCTGTACTTCCAAGGATTCAATCATGTTAGAAACCACATGAGCCTAAATGGTGCTGCTGAGATTGAAAAGAATGGCTTATTGAGTTTAACAAACAATAGTAAAAGCATACTAGGCCATGCATTTTACTCGCATCCAATCAAGTTCAAGAACTCTACCAATGGAAAAGCATTCTCCTTCTCAACTGCCTTTGTTTTTGCTGTTGTCCCTAAGTATCCAAATCTAGGTGGTCATGGCCTTGCTTTCACTCTCTCTACTTCAAACGAGCTGCCTGGTGCTTTTCCGAGGAAGTATCTGGGTCTCCTCAATACAACCGTCGCTGGTAGCTTCTCATATCACATTTTTTCAGTTGAATTTGACACACATaaagattatgatttttttgatataaatgaTAATCATGTTGGTGTTAATATCAATAGCATGATATCAAACAAATCTGTTCCTGCTGcacattttcttcttaattcagAAAAGGAAGAATTGGATCTCACTAGTGGTAATCCCATTCAAGCATGGGTTGATTATGATTCAGTCAAGAATCAATTAGAGGTTAGGCTTTCACCTTCTTCCACAAAACCGATTTATCCTATCTTGTCTATTGATATAGACCTCTCTAGTATTCTCAATGATTCTATGTATGTCGGTTTCTCTTCGTCAACTGGTAAGCTCACAAGCACACATTATGTTCTTGGATGGAGTTTCAGTGTAAATGGAGAGGCTAAATCTTTATCTATgtcttctcttccttctcttcctGAGACTAAAGATCTCTTGGTACTTGTTGTCTGCGTCTCAGTTGCATCTACTTTTGTCATAATCTTGGGGATTGCTGTATCCTTTTATCTTGTTAGAAAGATTAAAGATGCAGATGTGATCGAGGGATGGGAGCTACAAGTTGGTCCTCGCAGATTCTCTTATCAAGAACTCAGGGAAGCAACAAGGGGTTTTAGAGAAAAGGAGCTGCTTGGCTTTGGTGGATTTGGTAAAGTTTACAGAGGAACCCTGCCAAACTGTGGCACTCCAATAGCAGTGAAGAGATTTTGTCACGAATCTAAACAAGGTTTGAGGGAATTTTCGACTGAGATTGCTAGTATTGGCCGTCTCCGCCACAAAAATTTAGTTCGTTTACTAGGATGGTCTCGCCGACGAGGTGAACTGCTGCTTGTCTATGATTTCATGCCTAATGGGAGCTTAGACAAGTACATATTTGAGGAGCCTAAAACCATTCTCAAATGGGAACAAAGGTTCAAGATTGTCAAGGATGTTGCTTCGGGCCTTCTGTATTTGCATGAAGAATGGGAGCAGACTGTGATTCACAGAGACATAAAGGCAGGGAATGTGTTGCTAGATTCCGAACTAAATGGAAGACTTGGCGACTTTGGTCTTGCCAAGTTATATGAGCGAGGCTCAAATCCCATAACCACCAAGGTGGTCGGCACATTGGGTTACTTGGCACCCGAGCTGACAAAAACAGGAAAGCCTACAACAAGTTCAGATGTGTTTGCCTTTGGTGCACTTTTGCTTGAAGTGATTTGTGGAAGGAGACCTATTGAGCCTAAAGCACTGCCTGAAGAGCTCATTTTGGTAGACTGGGTATGGGATAAGTGGAAAAGTGGTGCAATTCTTCATGTAGTGGACCCGAGATTGAATGGCGAGTTTGACGAGACTGAGGCTGTTCTTCTGCTTAAATTGGGGCTCATGTGTTCTAACTATGTCCCGAAAGCAAGGCCTTTAATGAGAAAGATTGTGAGGTATTTGGAGGGAGAAGTGGCATTGCCTGAGTTGGTTGCTGCCCCAGATGTCTATGATGGGGGAAATGCTGATGCAAATACTGATAGTGGTGATGAGTGTAAGGatcatatgtatttttatcCACAATCATCATAA
- the LOC133705130 gene encoding pumilio homolog 1-like, which yields MITDTYSKVLPDISKRSMLKNEDLSKLIREQRLQQEATSEIEKELNIYRSGSAPPTVEGSLSSIGGLFDGTGIPGIKNSNRGGFLSEEVLRSDPAYVNYYYSNVNLNPRLPPPSLSKEDWRFAQRLHGSGGGSNSVVGDRRRGSRGGENEGHRSLFAVQPGFGGGMEENGNENGVEWGGDGLIGLPGLGLGSRQKSIAEIIQNDMGHANPISRHPSRPASRNAFDDDMETSEAQFSQLHGDLASLDALRSSSNKQGMSAVQNIGASASHTYASALGATLSRSTTPDPQLVARAPSPRIPPIGGGRTNSMDKRDVSGSHSFNGISTSFNDSELVAALSGLKMSTNGLVDEENHSQSRSQHEIDDRHNLFNLQGDQNYVKQQSYLNKSSASSNLKLPSTLTLSGRGGSPSNHQNADNMNSPYANYGFSGYPVNPSSPSMIGSALANGSLPPLFGNAAAAAMAGSGLDSQALGAIGPNLMASAAELQNLSRFGNQTAGVPLVDPLYLQYLRSDEYAAAQLATAQLAALNEPMLDREYVGNAYDLLQKLQLETLLSSQNSQYGVPYLGKSGSLNHNYYGNTGFGLGMSYSGSPLGGPVLPNLLAGSGGPVRHSERNMRFSPGMRNLSGGVMGSWHSEAGSNLDESFPSSLLDEFKSNKTKCFELSEIAGHVVEFSADQYGSRFIQQKLETATAEENNMVFDEIMPQALSLMTDVFGNYVIQKFFEHGSASQIRELADQLTGHVLTLSLQMYGCRVIQKAIEVVELDQQTKMVTELDGHILRCVRDQNGNHVIQKCIECVPEDAIQFIVSTFYDQVVTLSTHPYGCRVIQRVLEHCHDTKTQRIMMDEILQSVCMLAQDQYGNYVVQHVLEHGKPHERSAIIKKLTGQIVQMSQQKFASNVIEKCLTFGTPAERQALVDEMLGTTDENEPLQAMMKDQFANYVVQKVLETCDDQQLGLILNRIKVHLNALKKYTYGKHIVLRVEKLVAAGERRISFLTLNPATA from the exons ATGATCACTGACACATATTCAAAGGTTCTGCCTGATATCTCAAAGCGATCAATGCTGAAAAACGAGGATTTGAGCAAGCTAATTAGAGAGCAAAGGTTGCAACAAGAGGCAACAAGTGAAATAGAGAAAGAACTCAATATTTATCGAAGTGGTTCAGCCCCGCCTACAGTAGAAGGTTCTTTAAGTTCTATTGGAGGCTTATTTGATGGTACAGGGATTCCTGGTATCAAAAATAGCAATAGAGGTGGTTTTTTGAGTGAAGAGGTCCTAAGGTCTGACCCAGcttatgttaattattattattcgaATGTGAACTTGAATCCAAGATTGCCTCCTCCATCATTGTCGAAGGAGGATTGGAGATTTGCACAGAGATTACATGGAAGTGGCGGTGGTTCTAATTCTGTGGTTGGGGATAGAAGGAGGGGAAGTAGAGGCGGCGAAAATGAAGGGCATAGGTCACTTTTTGCAGTGCAGCCAGGGTTTGGAGGAGGAATGGAGGAGAATGGGAATGAGAATGGAGTGGAGTGGGGAGGAGATGGGCTTATTGGGTTGCCGGGATTGGGGCTGGGAAGTAGGCAAAAGAGCATTGCAGAGATCATTCAG AATGATATGGGTCATGCAAACCCCATCTCAAGGCACCCTTCACGTCCTGCTAGCCGCAATGCATTCGATGATGATATGGAAACTTCTGAAGCTCAGTTTAGTCAGCTGCATGGTGATTTGGCATCCCTTGATGCTCTACGCTCCAGTTCAAACAAACAGGGCATGTCTGCAGTTCAAAACATTGGTGCATCAGCTTCTCATACCTATGCTTCTGCTTTAGGTGCCACCTTGTCTCGAAGCACCACACCTGACCCTCAGCTTGTAGCGAGGGCTCCTAGCCCTCGCATTCCACCCATTGGAGGAGGTAGGACCAATTCCATGGATAAAAGAGATGTGAGTGGTTCACACTCATTTAATGGCATCTCAACAAGCTTCAATGATTCTGAGCTCGTAGCTGCATTGTCTGGGTTGAAGATGTCAACAAATGGTTTAGTTGATGAAGAGAACCACTCACAGTCACGAAGCCAACATGAAATTGATGATCGCCATAACCTGTTCAATTTGCAAGGTGATCAAAACTATGTCAAGCAACAATCATATTTAAACAAGTCATCTGCTAGCTCAAACCTTAAATTACCCTCAACTCTGACTCTGAGTGGTCGAGGAGGCTCTCCTTCTAATCACCAGAATGCAGATAACATGAATTCCCCATATGCTAACTATGGCTTCAGTGGGTATCCTGTGAATCCTTCATCGCCGTCCATGATAGGAAGTGCTCTTGCGAATGGGAGTCTGCCACCTTTGTTTGgaaatgctgctgctgctgcaatgGCTGGAAGTGGGTTGGATTCTCAAGCACTAGGTGCAATAGGGCCGAACTTAATGGCTTCAGCAGCAGAATTGCAAAATCTTAGTAGATTTGGGAATCAAACTGCAGGTGTGCCTCTTGTGGACCCATTATATCTTCAGTACTTGAGATCAGATGAGTATGCAGCTGCCCAGCTTGCAACTGCCCAGCTTGCAGCTCTCAATGAACCCATGCTGGACAGGGAGTATGTTGGTAATGCATATGATCTCCTCCAAAAGCTTCAATTAGAGACATTGCTGTCCTCTCAAAATTCACAGTATGGTGTTCCATACCTTGGCAAATCTGGTAGCTTGAACCATAATTACTATGGAAACACAGGATTTGGTCTTGGCATGTCCTATTCTGGAAGCCCATTAGGGGGGCCTGTTCTTCCAAATTTGCTTGCTGGATCTGGTGGTCCTGTGAGGCACAGTGAACGGAATATGCGTTTTTCTCCTGGGATGAGGAATCTGTCTGGGGGTGTCATGGGATCATGGCATTCAGAAGCTGGTAGTAACCTGGATGAAAGTTTTCCTTCCTCTTTACTGGATGAGTTCAAAAGCAATAAAACTAAATGTTTTGAACTGTCAGAAATTGCTGGTCATGTTGTTGAGTTCAG CGCTGATCAGTATGGGAGCCGATTCATTCAACAGAAGCTTGAGACTGCCACGGCAGAAGAGAATAACATggtttttgatgaaattatgCCCCAAGCCCTTTCACTAATGACTGACGTTTTTGGTAATTATGTGATTCAGAAG TTTTTTGAGCATGGATCTGCATCCCAAATAAGAGAACTGGCTGATCAGCTAACTGGCCATGTGCTGACCCTTAGCCTTCAAATGTATGGCTGTCGTGTTATCCAAAAG GCTATAGAAGTGGTTGAACTGGACCAGCAGACTAAAATGGTCACAGAGCTTGATGGTCATATCTTGCGATGTGTACGTGATCAGAATGGAAACCATGTCATTCAGAAGTGTATTGAATGTGTACCTGAAGATGCCATACAGTTTATTGTTTCTACATTTTATGATCAAGTTGTGACGCTGTCCACTCATCCATATGGGTGCCGTGTGATACAG AGAGTGCTGGAGCACTGCCATGACACCAAAACCCAGCGTATAATGATGGATGAGATTTTGCAATCTGTTTGCATGTTGGCACAAGACCAATATGGAAATTATGTTGTTCAG CATGTCCTGGAGCATGGGAAACCACATGAGCGTTCAgcaataataaagaaattaactGGGCAGATAGTTCAAATGAGCCAGCAGAAGTTTGCCTCCAATGTAATAGAGAAATGCTTAACTTTTGGCACTCCTGCAGAACGCCAGGCCCTGGTGGATGAGATGCTTGGCACCACTGATGAGAATGAGCCCCTACAG GCCATGATGAAAGATCAGTTTGCAAATTATGTTGTACAGAAAGTGCTGGAAACTTGTGATGACCAGCAACTTGGACTCATACTCAATCGAATAAAAGTTCACTTAAATGCTCTGAAGAAGTATACTTATGGGAAACATATAGTTCTGCGTGTAGAGAAACTTGTTGCAGCTGGAG AGAGGAGAATTAGCTTCCTTACTCTGAATCCAGCCACTGCATAG